A genomic stretch from Edaphobacter aggregans includes:
- a CDS encoding nucleotide sugar dehydrogenase gives MLTTNQVVLPKIAQERLKRLESRTAKIGVIGLGYVGLPLSLLLSEAGFKVTGFDIDTNKVTDLEAGRSYIFRIPQEEIQGARQHGFTATTDFSHLSDQDAIIMCVPTPLTEHREPDLSYVENTTRAAAPWIQEGQLVVLESTTYPGTTEELMIPILEAENLHGLKVQGKGTAAEQGVFYVAFSPEREDPGNVTVARHNIPKVVGGHEEIATELAAVLYEGIFTRSVRVSSTRVAEMTKLLENIYRCVNIALVNELKLLSLRMGVDIWEVIDAASTKPFGFHPFYPGPGLGGHCIPIDPFYLSWKAKEYDFNTRFIELAGEVNESMPAHVVQYVAKGLNEHKKAVNGSKILMLGMAYKKDIDDLRESPSLTVIELLREQGAEVLYNDPYFPTVGRGRHYNLNMTCTPLEDLEQYDCVLIMTDHSDYDYEDIVSHSQLVVDSRNATKGIQSGKIVRC, from the coding sequence ATGCTGACTACAAACCAAGTCGTCCTACCGAAGATTGCCCAGGAGCGCCTCAAGCGTCTCGAGAGCCGCACAGCCAAAATCGGAGTCATTGGGCTCGGATATGTTGGGCTGCCGCTTTCACTGCTTCTTTCTGAGGCTGGTTTCAAAGTAACGGGCTTCGACATTGATACCAATAAGGTGACGGATCTGGAAGCCGGTCGATCCTATATTTTCCGCATTCCGCAAGAGGAGATTCAGGGGGCGCGGCAACATGGGTTTACGGCGACGACGGACTTTTCCCATCTGTCGGATCAGGACGCCATCATTATGTGCGTTCCCACGCCGTTGACGGAGCACCGGGAGCCGGACCTGAGCTACGTGGAAAATACGACCAGGGCCGCGGCGCCGTGGATTCAAGAGGGCCAACTGGTCGTGCTCGAAAGTACGACTTACCCCGGGACGACGGAAGAATTGATGATTCCGATTCTGGAAGCTGAGAATTTGCATGGGCTGAAAGTTCAGGGCAAGGGCACGGCGGCAGAACAAGGAGTCTTCTATGTGGCCTTTTCTCCGGAACGAGAAGATCCGGGCAATGTAACCGTAGCGAGACACAATATTCCGAAGGTCGTCGGCGGCCATGAAGAGATAGCGACCGAGCTTGCCGCAGTGTTGTATGAAGGGATATTTACACGGTCTGTCCGGGTGTCTTCGACGCGTGTGGCCGAGATGACCAAACTGCTCGAGAACATCTACCGGTGCGTGAACATCGCGTTGGTGAATGAGCTGAAGCTGCTTTCGTTGCGCATGGGTGTGGACATATGGGAGGTCATTGATGCAGCTTCGACTAAGCCCTTTGGTTTTCATCCTTTCTATCCTGGGCCAGGGCTTGGCGGGCATTGCATTCCGATCGATCCTTTTTATCTGAGTTGGAAGGCGAAGGAATATGACTTCAATACGCGGTTCATTGAGTTGGCTGGAGAAGTCAACGAGTCAATGCCGGCCCATGTGGTGCAATATGTAGCGAAGGGGCTCAACGAGCACAAGAAGGCCGTTAACGGTTCAAAGATTTTGATGCTCGGAATGGCCTACAAAAAGGACATCGACGATTTGCGCGAATCTCCTTCGCTTACGGTGATCGAATTGTTGCGTGAACAAGGTGCTGAGGTTCTCTACAACGACCCCTACTTCCCGACGGTTGGCAGAGGGCGACACTACAACCTCAATATGACCTGTACGCCGTTGGAGGATCTCGAACAATACGACTGCGTTCTGATCATGACGGATCACTCCGACTACGACTACGAAGATATTGTCAGCCATTCGCAGTTAGTAGTGGATTCACGTAATGCAACGAAAGGGATTCAGTCTGGTAAGATCGTTCGCTGTTAG
- a CDS encoding SDR family oxidoreductase — protein sequence MARYLITGIAGFIGSSLAHTLVDQGHYVQGIDNLSTGNLDNLADIRDAISFQQMDLRDAAGLKSACEGIDYILHQGALASVPRSVKDPVTSHESNINGTLNLLLAARDARVRRIVYAASSSAYGDQPTQPKQEDMLPRPLSPYAVQKLTCEYYIQSFYRAYGLEGICLRYFNIFGPRQAADSPYSGVIAQFTYKMMAGETPTIFGDGLTSRDFNFIDNAVSANLLACVAPSEVATGRVFNVGTGKSHTLNDVYAAIADQIGFSSKPNYGPPREGDIKHSLADISRATKELGYQPKAQFHEGLRKTVAWYLEEKVKKQAVAVTTQG from the coding sequence ATGGCTCGTTATCTGATTACAGGAATCGCAGGATTTATCGGGTCCTCTCTGGCCCATACTCTCGTTGACCAGGGACACTACGTACAAGGGATCGACAATCTCTCGACAGGAAACCTTGATAATCTCGCCGACATTCGAGATGCAATTTCGTTCCAGCAAATGGATCTACGAGACGCCGCCGGGCTGAAGTCTGCCTGTGAAGGCATTGACTACATTCTCCACCAGGGAGCCCTCGCGTCCGTTCCACGCTCCGTGAAGGACCCTGTCACCTCGCATGAGTCCAACATAAACGGAACCCTGAACCTGCTCCTCGCCGCACGCGACGCGCGTGTTCGCCGCATCGTGTACGCGGCATCCTCCTCAGCCTACGGAGACCAACCCACGCAGCCCAAGCAGGAAGACATGTTGCCCCGCCCTCTTTCGCCTTACGCAGTACAGAAACTCACATGTGAGTACTACATCCAGTCTTTCTATCGGGCATATGGGTTAGAGGGAATCTGTCTCCGCTACTTCAACATCTTCGGCCCCCGCCAGGCCGCGGACTCACCCTACTCTGGAGTGATCGCCCAGTTCACCTACAAGATGATGGCCGGCGAAACCCCCACCATCTTCGGTGACGGTCTCACCAGCCGTGACTTCAACTTCATAGACAATGCCGTCAGCGCCAATTTACTGGCCTGCGTGGCTCCGAGCGAGGTGGCCACCGGTCGCGTCTTCAATGTTGGTACAGGAAAGAGCCACACCCTGAATGATGTTTATGCTGCCATCGCCGATCAGATCGGCTTCTCCAGCAAGCCAAACTATGGCCCTCCCCGGGAGGGCGACATCAAGCACTCGCTTGCGGATATCAGCCGTGCCACCAAGGAACTTGGCTATCAGCCCAAGGCGCAGTTTCACGAGGGTCTACGGAAGACAGTAGCCTGGTATTTGGAAGAAAAAGTCAAAAAACAAGCCGTTGCCGTGACGACCCAAGGGTGA
- a CDS encoding Ig domain-containing protein, whose amino-acid sequence MGTQSQIIKVTGQHFANQAAILWNGHALPTTVVDSNTLSGAVQGSNLAAPATVQLKVQNLDNGQQSQPMPVTVAAAATSSSQLVINSVAVSGAMVNQPYASAFGASGGTPVYTWSITSGQLPAGLSLVASTGVISGIPTVSGTFNFTISVADSASPAQSVSTSASITVSSSQLAILSPQFPSGGVGTAYSIAMKAAGGTPAYTWSITSGQLPTGLSMGSSSGVISGTPTVGGTFKFTISVADSASPAQSISTSASITVSSSQLTILSPLFPSGGVGTAYSIAMKAAGGTPTYTWSITSGQLPTGLSMGSSSGVISGTPTVGGTFNFTISVADSSNPAQSVSTSASVSVGSSQLAITSSVLSSGIVDTAYSTALQASGGTPAYTWSIAAGSLPAGLTLAATTGVISGTPTTSGTSKFIASLTDNSNPAQTQSTAMTITVAAAQPPTGPGTTWYVRPDGGTRYSSNVTTGQCDGKADAPYSGSGVNQHCAFNDVRMLYQDGTYNIGASFPAWGWVIAGGDTVLIRGSIGTGVSYRIGWNGTTYDGWGIAGDPWSSGMPPPPSGTASQHTRILGENYASCHSASAKTQLHGGRGAYAVMSLYGASYVDVACLDITDFSACGRATQKVGCDSTQDFAQVGIQLHNTSTHDSFTDIHIHGLAGAGVAGSTGDGVVMDYVDILGNASSGWNADEGDGTTGVGSLLVSHFNISWNGCAEEYPIVDSVPYGDCTDQSSGGYGDGFGTATVASPSPGWQVHFDNGTVSYNTQDGLDALHISGPGSTMTDTRVLAYGNEGQQLKVGGATATIQDSVIVGNCEAMTTQAIPGTPAGFGSVLASPCRAANTAVVINVTPGYQATFQGNTVFTQGSIGLEVEYATADTGPTNTLQFNDNIFVGFPNSGNGANPTPIYSNTDLKMLTNPGASWSNNSYFGYRNNWMCPAVNESNALCIDPGLVDETYHPYGYGNMAPASSSSPVVGAGVAVPSIPLDYTGVTRPNPPSIGAYEFPQ is encoded by the coding sequence GTGGGTACGCAAAGTCAGATTATCAAGGTGACGGGACAGCATTTTGCAAACCAGGCAGCCATTCTCTGGAATGGGCACGCACTTCCCACGACTGTTGTCGATTCCAATACGTTGTCTGGGGCAGTTCAAGGTAGTAATCTCGCCGCTCCCGCTACTGTTCAGTTGAAAGTGCAGAACTTGGATAATGGGCAACAATCGCAACCTATGCCAGTAACGGTGGCAGCGGCTGCTACGTCGTCCAGTCAACTCGTAATCAACTCGGTCGCTGTTTCCGGAGCAATGGTGAATCAACCATATGCCAGCGCGTTCGGTGCAAGTGGAGGCACTCCTGTGTACACATGGTCGATCACGTCTGGACAATTGCCGGCGGGCCTCTCTCTTGTGGCATCGACCGGTGTAATTTCCGGTATACCGACGGTCAGCGGGACGTTCAATTTCACTATCTCGGTTGCGGATTCAGCAAGCCCGGCACAGTCTGTCTCGACGTCGGCCTCGATCACTGTCTCGTCTTCACAACTGGCGATCCTATCGCCACAGTTTCCCTCCGGAGGTGTCGGCACGGCTTATTCGATTGCCATGAAAGCTGCTGGCGGCACACCTGCATACACATGGTCCATTACGTCCGGACAATTGCCAACGGGTCTCTCTATGGGATCATCGAGCGGCGTGATATCCGGTACACCGACAGTTGGTGGTACGTTCAAATTCACCATCTCGGTCGCGGATTCAGCAAGTCCGGCACAGTCGATCTCGACGTCGGCCTCGATCACTGTCTCGTCTTCACAACTGACGATCTTGTCCCCACTGTTCCCCTCCGGGGGTGTCGGTACGGCTTATTCGATTGCCATGAAAGCTGCTGGCGGCACACCTACATACACATGGTCCATTACGTCCGGACAATTGCCGACAGGTCTCTCTATGGGATCATCGAGCGGCGTGATATCCGGTACACCGACAGTTGGCGGTACGTTCAATTTCACCATCTCGGTTGCGGATTCATCAAACCCGGCACAGTCAGTCTCGACGTCGGCCTCAGTTAGTGTCGGATCTTCTCAGCTGGCGATCACGTCCTCAGTGCTATCCTCTGGGATTGTCGACACGGCTTATTCGACGGCTTTACAGGCAAGTGGCGGAACACCGGCTTATACCTGGTCGATTGCCGCAGGTAGTCTGCCTGCAGGGCTCACTCTGGCCGCGACCACCGGTGTAATTTCGGGTACACCGACGACTTCTGGAACCTCTAAATTCATCGCAAGTCTGACGGACAACAGCAATCCGGCACAAACGCAGTCCACTGCGATGACAATCACAGTAGCCGCGGCACAGCCGCCTACGGGGCCTGGAACAACCTGGTACGTTCGCCCCGATGGAGGCACACGGTATTCTTCGAATGTGACTACGGGCCAATGTGATGGTAAGGCGGATGCGCCATACTCAGGCTCCGGTGTGAACCAGCACTGCGCGTTCAACGACGTGCGGATGCTGTATCAGGATGGGACGTATAACATCGGCGCGTCATTTCCGGCCTGGGGTTGGGTAATTGCTGGTGGCGATACGGTCCTCATTCGAGGATCTATTGGGACGGGCGTCTCCTACCGGATAGGTTGGAACGGTACGACGTACGACGGTTGGGGTATTGCAGGGGATCCGTGGAGTTCCGGGATGCCGCCTCCTCCATCGGGGACAGCATCGCAGCACACGCGTATTTTGGGTGAAAACTATGCTTCGTGTCACAGTGCATCGGCTAAGACGCAGCTCCATGGCGGACGAGGGGCTTACGCTGTCATGAGTTTGTATGGGGCTTCCTACGTGGATGTCGCTTGTCTTGATATCACGGATTTTTCGGCGTGTGGTCGGGCAACGCAAAAAGTAGGATGCGATTCGACACAAGACTTCGCACAGGTCGGGATTCAACTCCACAACACCTCAACGCATGATTCGTTCACTGATATTCATATCCATGGTCTTGCTGGAGCAGGCGTAGCTGGATCTACTGGAGATGGCGTAGTGATGGACTACGTGGACATTCTGGGCAACGCCAGTTCCGGGTGGAACGCCGATGAGGGCGATGGGACCACCGGTGTAGGATCGCTCCTCGTGTCTCATTTCAACATCAGTTGGAACGGCTGCGCCGAGGAGTATCCGATTGTTGACTCTGTTCCGTACGGAGACTGCACGGATCAGTCCAGCGGAGGGTATGGAGATGGCTTCGGTACTGCGACCGTAGCAAGTCCTTCTCCTGGTTGGCAGGTCCACTTTGATAATGGCACTGTAAGTTACAACACGCAGGATGGATTGGATGCACTTCATATCAGCGGTCCCGGGTCGACAATGACTGACACGAGAGTGCTGGCGTATGGAAATGAAGGACAGCAGCTAAAGGTAGGTGGAGCTACCGCAACGATACAAGATAGCGTCATTGTGGGGAATTGTGAAGCGATGACGACGCAAGCAATTCCGGGGACACCCGCGGGATTCGGGTCGGTTCTGGCGTCACCTTGCAGGGCCGCGAATACAGCGGTCGTTATCAACGTCACACCTGGCTATCAGGCTACCTTTCAAGGCAATACGGTTTTTACCCAAGGATCGATTGGTCTTGAGGTAGAGTACGCAACTGCAGACACAGGGCCAACTAACACGCTTCAATTCAACGACAACATATTTGTTGGATTTCCGAACTCTGGGAACGGAGCGAACCCCACTCCGATTTATAGCAACACTGATCTAAAGATGCTCACGAATCCGGGTGCGAGTTGGTCGAATAACTCCTATTTCGGATATAGGAACAACTGGATGTGCCCGGCGGTCAATGAGAGCAATGCTCTGTGTATCGATCCTGGACTGGTAGATGAGACTTACCATCCTTATGGCTATGGCAACATGGCACCGGCATCCAGCTCCAGTCCAGTCGTCGGAGCAGGAGTGGCTGTACCCTCCATCCCCCTGGATTATACTGGCGTAACTCGGCCGAATCCTCCGAGTATCGGAGCGTATGAGTTCCCTCAATAG
- a CDS encoding glycosyltransferase family 2 protein: MATVDVIIPSFNAAHYLPAAIESVVSQTFDDWQILLVDDGSTDNTAEVIAPFLERLGSKFKYIKQNNRGLPAARNTAIKASTAEFLALLDADDVWLPCRLSESLKAFAERPQAGLAYGLVTTIDPEGQLGRTFAGNPRYAEGNIAPYIYMRKVELPCPTMTFRRKCVDEVGLFDETMRATEDRDLWLRIALRYEVAFVPKVIAHYRISPGSMSTDPNRMLRAQLQFINKHYGAPGCGILARQISWARAYKQRADALKSQNRPWAALISSLRAVAICPIDMDNPRTAASLFWNWIGSPKRS, translated from the coding sequence ATGGCTACGGTCGACGTTATTATCCCTTCGTTCAATGCTGCACACTACCTACCGGCCGCCATTGAGAGTGTCGTTTCACAGACGTTCGATGATTGGCAGATTTTGCTCGTAGACGATGGCAGCACTGACAATACTGCTGAAGTAATCGCTCCGTTCTTGGAGCGACTCGGTTCCAAATTTAAATACATCAAGCAAAATAACCGCGGGCTGCCGGCAGCGAGAAACACCGCCATTAAGGCTTCAACAGCTGAATTCCTTGCTCTCCTCGATGCTGATGATGTATGGCTCCCATGCCGCCTCTCAGAGTCATTGAAAGCCTTTGCAGAGCGGCCGCAAGCTGGTCTTGCCTACGGTCTCGTCACTACCATCGACCCGGAAGGTCAGTTAGGAAGAACATTCGCGGGAAACCCTAGATACGCCGAAGGGAATATTGCGCCGTACATTTATATGCGTAAAGTTGAACTGCCGTGCCCCACCATGACATTTCGCAGAAAATGCGTTGACGAGGTTGGTCTTTTCGACGAGACGATGCGCGCGACAGAAGATCGCGATCTCTGGCTACGGATCGCCCTCCGATACGAAGTCGCGTTCGTGCCCAAAGTCATTGCTCATTACAGGATTTCACCAGGTTCGATGTCAACCGATCCCAACCGAATGTTACGAGCCCAATTACAGTTCATCAACAAACATTATGGCGCACCCGGCTGCGGGATACTCGCGCGTCAGATCAGTTGGGCTCGCGCCTATAAGCAGCGAGCAGACGCCCTGAAGAGTCAGAACCGTCCGTGGGCTGCCCTGATAAGTTCCTTGCGAGCTGTAGCCATCTGTCCAATCGATATGGATAACCCTAGAACTGCAGCGTCGCTGTTCTGGAATTGGATTGGAAGTCCGAAACGGAGCTAG
- a CDS encoding methyltransferase domain-containing protein: MSFIDHSPILAGLNYAKGQVLTRLKLRGHHSGSTGLNMSVEDAAGYAHRVVADYLTYGAGGDTERLRGKDVLEVGPGDNLGVALLLLAKGARTVTCIDGFAPNFDAKHNAYIYRAIYNGLSAEEKERVKDVVTLQSDGTATVGGDRLLSRYSVPMDSIATPLESQSYDIVISRAVLEHLGNLETGWKNMVRCLRFDGEMWHKVDFRCHNLFGEIHPLYFLTVSDTLWNLISRPDPTMNRLRLPTYRELAARDFYDSRFYITHIAGENEFSPHIESLIPGTHYDQRNLDGLRDIRPRLQKCFSDYSDEDLLVTGTFLALRGVRT, encoded by the coding sequence ATGTCATTCATTGACCACTCGCCGATATTGGCGGGGTTGAATTATGCAAAAGGCCAGGTTCTGACTCGCCTCAAGCTGCGTGGGCATCATTCGGGCTCGACCGGTCTTAATATGTCGGTAGAAGATGCTGCTGGCTATGCTCACCGGGTAGTGGCCGATTACCTGACATATGGAGCGGGAGGCGACACGGAGCGCCTGAGAGGGAAAGACGTTCTTGAAGTCGGGCCAGGAGACAATCTGGGCGTCGCTCTTCTCCTGCTGGCGAAGGGTGCGCGTACGGTGACCTGTATCGACGGATTCGCCCCAAATTTCGATGCCAAACACAACGCATACATTTATCGGGCGATCTACAACGGTCTCAGCGCTGAGGAAAAGGAACGCGTTAAGGATGTAGTTACACTCCAGTCCGATGGAACGGCAACCGTCGGAGGCGACCGTTTACTCAGTCGCTACAGTGTCCCGATGGACAGCATTGCGACACCTCTCGAATCGCAGAGTTACGACATTGTTATATCTCGTGCAGTGTTGGAGCATCTTGGGAATTTGGAGACGGGTTGGAAGAACATGGTCCGGTGCTTACGGTTCGACGGTGAGATGTGGCACAAAGTGGACTTCCGTTGCCACAACCTCTTCGGGGAAATACATCCACTTTATTTCCTGACCGTCTCCGATACCCTCTGGAATCTGATCTCACGTCCTGATCCAACCATGAACCGTCTGCGATTGCCGACCTATCGCGAATTGGCAGCACGCGACTTTTATGACTCACGCTTTTATATCACTCACATCGCAGGCGAGAATGAGTTTTCGCCCCATATTGAGAGCCTGATTCCGGGGACGCATTACGACCAACGGAATCTTGATGGTCTTCGAGATATCCGTCCCCGCCTGCAAAAATGTTTCTCTGATTACAGCGACGAAGATCTGCTTGTAACCGGAACATTTCTTGCACTCCGCGGCGTTCGCACATGA